The Pseudomonas viciae genomic interval TGCCGGCAGTGGCCAGCTCAGCGCCGAGCTTATAGATGAGGCCCACAGTGGTGAGCACCGCCAGCGCCATGCCGAGCATGCCGAACAGGTTGCCGCGTCGCGAGGTGGTGGGGTGCGACAGGCCTTTGAGGGCCTGGATGAAACAGATCGACGCGATCAGGTAGAGCGTCGTTACCAGGTTCATGCTCATTACTTGGGCGCCTCTTCTTTTACGGCTTTCGGGGCTTTTTTCTTGAACATCTCGAGCATGCGGCGCGTCACCAGGAAGCCACCGAACACGTTCACTGCCGCCAGGGCCACGGCGAGGGTGCCCATGGTCTTGCCCAAAGGGGTCACGGTCAGCGCGGCGGCGAGCATGGCGCCAACGATCACGATCGCCGA includes:
- a CDS encoding NAD(P) transhydrogenase subunit alpha; the encoded protein is MEELISPGIYNLIIFVLAIYVGYHVVWNVTPALHTPLMAVTNAISAIVIVGAMLAAALTVTPLGKTMGTLAVALAAVNVFGGFLVTRRMLEMFKKKAPKAVKEEAPK